The DNA region GCTCATCAGGAAAAAAAACTCATCTTGACCCCAAAGTTTTCCCTCCTCAACGAGAAGGAGGACCAACAATTCCGTCTCCCGATGAGCCCGGACTTCCATTGCCCGGACCAGGGGCTGCACTTTCCACAAATGCGCCAATCCCTATCCCTGTACCTGGTACTGCCCCAGCCGTCTCTTTAATGAATATGGATGGCTCAGTTCTAACAATGTGGAGCCGCGGAGCTGGTTCATCATTATGGGCGTATTATATCAGCGATTCCAATTCATTCGGAGAACTACGTAATTGGCAGATTATTACAGGAACCAGACCAAATACAATACAGTTTCGTAATGCAGATGTTGGTACTTGTATGACAACCTTCCCGAGATTCAAAGGAGGAGTGCAACTTTCTACTGCACCTTGCCAATTTGGATCACAACGCTTCGATTTCCAGCCAATGGCAACACACAATGGTAA from Providencia sp. PROV188 includes:
- a CDS encoding cytolethal distending toxin subunit A/C; translation: MDNKHTSIFIVGALIPILLNGCSSGKKTHLDPKVFPPQREGGPTIPSPDEPGLPLPGPGAALSTNAPIPIPVPGTAPAVSLMNMDGSVLTMWSRGAGSSLWAYYISDSNSFGELRNWQIITGTRPNTIQFRNADVGTCMTTFPRFKGGVQLSTAPCQFGSQRFDFQPMATHNGNYQLKSLSTGLCIRANFLGRTPSSPYATTLTMERCPSSGEKNFKFMWSISEPLRPALATIAKPEIRPFPPQLIELD